In Sutterella faecalis, a genomic segment contains:
- a CDS encoding FAD-dependent oxidoreductase: MIRRRLLKAALLSTSLPAVAQNNSLHEEPPAEIFDVVIAGAGAAGLTAAVMAQKASAGRILVLEKEPLIGGTSVLCEGNWSASCTSIQADLGIKDTDDAFFQDIMRAGDDKSDPDVVWALIRSGRTALEWLVSQGVTPYTVSVNSGLSVRRAHCFLPFEVINFLRRRAESLGVSIRTGSEVTKLIRAETSEKGIWGIEVKQAGKTWKIQARRAVILATGGFGRNREMVARYAPKLLNAPCLTAPGSTGDGIRMAAEVGANLRDMDNLHAAYAFLSHPESINAMTHIFYGGAVAVNKLGRRFVDESLDYTTIASKAIEQPDAATFLVFDERVRLQQMKSRAVDRLIFSPIDKGLSVHGLASAETLKDAAAAAGLPVEDFITEIEKYNNEISALGREASFGRSSLDFGIGKVIPLEVPPFYILSVVPAFLGTYCGIAISPKAEALDANGRPIPRLYAAGEVIGGLHGRGSIGGTHYAAAFAFGRLAGIEAAAQPRRNTNFGLKGGI, from the coding sequence ATGATTCGCCGCAGGCTCCTGAAGGCTGCTCTCCTCAGTACATCGCTGCCGGCAGTGGCGCAAAACAATTCTCTGCATGAAGAACCTCCAGCAGAAATTTTTGATGTCGTCATTGCCGGTGCCGGAGCGGCTGGCCTCACTGCTGCCGTTATGGCTCAAAAAGCCAGCGCGGGCCGGATCCTGGTTCTTGAGAAAGAACCATTGATCGGCGGCACCTCTGTTCTTTGCGAAGGCAATTGGAGCGCCTCCTGCACTTCGATCCAAGCTGATCTAGGCATCAAGGATACAGACGACGCATTTTTCCAAGACATCATGCGTGCAGGCGACGACAAAAGTGATCCTGACGTGGTCTGGGCGTTGATCCGATCGGGGCGGACTGCACTTGAATGGCTTGTTTCTCAAGGCGTTACACCATATACCGTCAGCGTCAATTCTGGCCTGAGCGTACGTCGCGCGCATTGTTTTCTTCCTTTCGAAGTCATTAACTTTCTTCGACGACGGGCCGAATCGCTTGGCGTCAGCATTCGAACCGGAAGCGAGGTTACGAAGCTGATTCGAGCAGAAACTTCGGAAAAAGGTATTTGGGGAATTGAAGTGAAACAGGCTGGAAAGACCTGGAAAATTCAGGCTCGCCGGGCAGTGATTCTCGCTACGGGCGGATTCGGCCGCAACCGGGAGATGGTTGCGCGTTATGCGCCGAAGCTGCTTAATGCGCCCTGCCTCACTGCGCCGGGCTCTACAGGCGATGGTATTCGAATGGCGGCAGAGGTTGGTGCAAATTTGCGAGATATGGATAATCTCCATGCCGCCTATGCCTTTCTGTCGCACCCGGAGTCGATCAATGCAATGACTCACATCTTTTACGGAGGCGCTGTCGCAGTCAATAAACTTGGACGACGATTCGTTGACGAATCGCTCGACTACACAACAATTGCATCAAAGGCTATTGAACAACCCGATGCAGCAACCTTTCTAGTTTTCGACGAAAGAGTCCGCCTGCAACAAATGAAGTCCCGTGCGGTCGATCGTCTCATCTTCTCGCCCATCGACAAGGGCCTGAGCGTCCATGGCCTAGCATCCGCCGAAACGTTGAAAGACGCGGCAGCAGCAGCCGGACTTCCAGTAGAGGACTTTATCACGGAGATCGAGAAGTACAACAATGAGATCAGCGCACTGGGCCGTGAAGCTTCATTCGGCAGAAGTTCTCTTGATTTTGGCATCGGAAAGGTTATCCCTCTTGAGGTACCACCCTTTTATATTTTGTCCGTAGTTCCCGCTTTTCTCGGCACCTACTGCGGCATTGCCATTTCTCCCAAGGCTGAAGCGCTCGATGCAAACGGCCGCCCAATTCCCCGCCTCTATGCGGCAGGAGAAGTCATCGGCGGACTCCATGGCCGCGGCTCCATAGGCGGCACGCATTATGCAGCTGCTTTTGCCTTTGGGCGTCTGGCAGGAATTGAAGCAGCGGCTCAGCCTCGGCGAAATACTAATTTTGGGTTGAAGGGCGGCATATGA
- a CDS encoding sensor histidine kinase, translating to MMFARLRDLICWACASISVLSLFLSGEAWADFPGAKIRIAIDAEEPMLENYGRIADLINKVSESAPGVPIQIEALESQALESVAKRASADLLLTSPFRYRQIGMSSWRSIAVVMHDRVFDPNRSDGGLLLTNADNSTAGQLSSLKSTRIALPKDAGLTPAMALQADWVQERLPVGDLEIVRTSLDVPALMDALRAGTYAAMLLPVCALEKAADSKVLHTAALRVISPKSSNGLACAHTTTLYPGAVLASAPTLSPEISRRLVGALLSSSPDPAGFYWSEPTDFSAVDEALTALDLDAYAKLRKWSINQIWRDYKPWFLAGMLAVIMLLTHSFIVGMLVNRRTAALSASLAREHAFEAQAEQASKRIRMMERIGLLGQVGSLFAHEIRQPLSAVSVYAYGIRRMIQNDAIDKEAILNVLSKIEKQTENAEAIVQKIRNYLKRNETEKRTVSLADIARKAAATFASSGKRKAAVRIEELSQQKTVAFVDPIEIELVLLNLMRNAEEVQATSNIREPRIRITVGISSTESDFCEIAVEDNGPAMDQEAFAQFQGLVSAMDTSKPDGLGLGLSIVKALIEAQCGNVVFERSDRGSLRVVLRLPRLKTEQGKSRGTKPGEKHDLQS from the coding sequence ATGATGTTCGCCCGTCTTCGTGATTTAATCTGCTGGGCTTGCGCGAGCATCTCCGTTCTTTCTCTTTTCTTGTCTGGGGAAGCTTGGGCTGACTTTCCCGGCGCGAAGATTCGAATTGCCATTGATGCCGAAGAGCCTATGCTGGAAAATTATGGACGCATTGCGGACCTTATCAATAAAGTAAGCGAATCCGCGCCAGGCGTTCCCATACAAATTGAAGCACTTGAATCGCAAGCTCTTGAGTCAGTAGCGAAACGTGCCAGCGCAGACCTTCTTCTTACTTCACCTTTCCGCTATCGGCAGATAGGCATGTCTTCCTGGAGAAGCATTGCAGTTGTAATGCATGATCGGGTATTTGATCCCAATCGTTCAGATGGTGGTCTGCTTCTCACGAATGCCGACAATTCAACCGCAGGTCAACTTTCCTCACTCAAATCGACACGAATCGCATTGCCTAAGGATGCTGGCCTCACTCCTGCCATGGCGCTTCAGGCCGACTGGGTACAGGAACGGTTACCCGTTGGCGACCTTGAAATCGTCCGCACCTCTCTTGACGTTCCTGCGCTCATGGATGCACTCCGAGCAGGAACATACGCGGCCATGCTGCTGCCCGTCTGTGCATTGGAAAAAGCTGCCGACAGCAAGGTTCTTCATACTGCAGCCTTGCGCGTTATTTCACCAAAGAGCTCAAACGGTCTGGCCTGCGCCCACACGACGACTCTCTATCCAGGAGCTGTTCTGGCCTCTGCACCCACACTCTCCCCGGAGATTTCAAGGCGGCTCGTGGGTGCTCTTCTCTCCAGCTCACCGGACCCTGCCGGCTTCTATTGGAGTGAACCAACGGATTTCTCGGCTGTTGACGAGGCCTTGACCGCTCTTGATTTGGATGCTTATGCGAAGCTGCGAAAATGGTCAATCAATCAAATTTGGCGCGACTATAAGCCGTGGTTTCTCGCCGGCATGCTGGCTGTCATCATGCTGCTCACTCACAGCTTCATCGTCGGCATGCTGGTGAATCGCCGCACGGCAGCACTATCAGCCTCACTTGCCCGGGAACATGCCTTCGAGGCTCAGGCTGAGCAAGCCAGCAAACGCATCCGCATGATGGAACGAATCGGACTTTTAGGGCAGGTCGGCTCATTATTCGCCCATGAAATCAGGCAGCCGCTTTCGGCTGTGAGCGTCTATGCCTATGGCATCAGGCGCATGATCCAAAACGACGCCATCGACAAGGAGGCTATCCTCAATGTCCTCTCAAAGATTGAGAAACAAACTGAAAATGCGGAAGCCATAGTTCAAAAAATCCGGAATTACCTAAAGCGTAATGAAACCGAAAAACGAACTGTGTCTCTTGCCGATATCGCCAGGAAAGCAGCGGCCACCTTTGCTTCCAGCGGCAAGCGCAAAGCGGCTGTCCGCATCGAGGAACTCTCGCAGCAAAAAACCGTTGCCTTCGTAGATCCCATTGAAATTGAACTTGTGCTTCTTAACCTGATGCGAAACGCAGAAGAAGTACAGGCAACATCCAATATCCGGGAGCCCAGGATCCGAATTACGGTAGGAATTTCCAGCACCGAATCCGATTTCTGCGAAATTGCCGTAGAAGACAATGGCCCCGCGATGGACCAGGAAGCATTTGCACAATTCCAGGGTCTTGTATCGGCGATGGATACCTCAAAACCTGACGGCTTGGGGCTCGGCCTTTCAATCGTAAAAGCCCTCATTGAGGCCCAGTGTGGAAACGTTGTTTTTGAACGAAGCGACCGAGGCAGTCTTCGAGTCGTTTTACGACTCCCAAGGCTCAAAACCGAACAAGGCAAGTCTAGGGGAACAAAACCGGGAGAAAAACATGACCTGCAAAGCTAA
- a CDS encoding response regulator transcription factor: MTCKANELPLIRVVDDEEAVRDALVFLFSQEGWQTTAYPDATSFLKNDAPSAPGCLVLDVKMPGMSGLELQQELKRRGFTAPIIFLSGHGDIDMAVHTMHFGAFDFIPKPIKPERLVNAVSRAIEADHKNRFGLPPKEEIESRISQLTTRERQILKLSLSGLSNGEVGERLGLSEKTIENHKSSVFKRLSVSSIKRVHALFAKLGIEL; this comes from the coding sequence ATGACCTGCAAAGCTAACGAACTTCCTTTGATTCGAGTGGTCGACGACGAAGAGGCTGTCCGGGATGCTTTGGTTTTTCTCTTCTCGCAGGAAGGCTGGCAAACAACCGCCTATCCGGATGCAACGTCATTTCTGAAAAACGATGCGCCAAGTGCTCCAGGCTGCTTGGTGCTTGATGTGAAAATGCCCGGCATGAGCGGCCTTGAACTCCAGCAGGAACTCAAAAGACGCGGCTTCACAGCGCCCATCATTTTCTTATCCGGTCACGGCGACATTGACATGGCAGTTCATACGATGCACTTTGGAGCCTTCGACTTCATCCCTAAACCAATCAAGCCGGAACGCCTGGTCAATGCCGTTTCTCGAGCAATCGAAGCCGACCATAAGAACCGCTTCGGATTGCCTCCGAAAGAAGAAATTGAGTCACGGATCTCTCAGCTGACCACTCGTGAACGTCAAATCCTGAAACTCTCTCTATCGGGCCTGAGTAATGGAGAAGTCGGTGAACGACTCGGCTTATCCGAAAAAACTATCGAAAACCATAAATCGTCCGTGTTCAAGCGGCTCTCTGTCTCGTCAATAAAGCGTGTGCATGCGCTATTTGCGAAGCTTGGGATAGAACTTTGA
- a CDS encoding FAD-binding protein, with amino-acid sequence MNPKELEATVRRYNGFADAGKDSDCGRTSLASGNGKLVRIEKAPFYIFPATAAMIGTYCGLKINENANVVDVFGEAVPGLYAAGETTGGFHGAGYISGTAFAKGQAFGRIAVKAMAR; translated from the coding sequence TTGAATCCTAAGGAACTTGAAGCAACGGTGAGACGTTACAACGGTTTCGCTGATGCAGGTAAAGATTCGGATTGCGGACGCACGTCACTTGCTTCTGGCAACGGCAAACTCGTACGTATTGAGAAGGCGCCTTTCTATATCTTCCCGGCTACTGCAGCCATGATCGGTACATACTGCGGTCTCAAGATCAATGAAAACGCCAATGTGGTTGACGTCTTCGGAGAAGCAGTTCCCGGGCTCTATGCAGCTGGCGAAACAACAGGGGGCTTCCATGGTGCGGGATATATTTCCGGCACTGCCTTTGCCAAGGGTCAGGCCTTTGGCCGCATCGCGGTGAAGGCTATGGCGAGGTAA
- a CDS encoding ISNCY family transposase, with amino-acid sequence MSKQARKSRGPSVVESEIPRLTPQEIFEGYERHLYSVEDAKTLMQMPRSTFMRHLKNWRETGRLPSHTGQGNRVPANKLDPQIRARIIEFATGKYEGFQATLLHKYLLIEGIEVSVETVRRILTTLRPEETPKERRSTAHKLRRRRSSVGELIQIDGSPHPWFEGTGDDNSYALLIFVDDATSRIMVAGFYPTETSEGYLQLLNKYIEKYGIPWALYSDRHSIFAPVNPSKSGKSEETQFQRVCRELGVTGIRANSPEAKGRVERTFSTLQGRWPKEFRVLGIRNMAEANSRMPELLASYNQEFAIAPADSKDSHAPLLEETKERIEQIFARWHTRMISRNLTVSYGSKTLQIVGVGRSMRGAMMKTECNLLEYADGRVEILWCDEVEHRKRITKEGPRIRKRYHVLEFTEHDRTKLKMSVATPEETAKTLNHRVDEVGRQKKGDSETTQKSPWHEMQRRSALKAMAKREELNRKIEEAKAINARIAAAKEKLKPKR; translated from the coding sequence ATGTCGAAACAAGCAAGAAAGTCTCGGGGCCCTTCTGTTGTTGAGTCCGAAATCCCTCGGCTGACACCTCAGGAAATTTTTGAAGGCTACGAAAGGCATCTCTATAGCGTTGAGGATGCCAAGACATTGATGCAGATGCCTCGCAGCACGTTTATGCGGCATCTCAAGAACTGGCGAGAGACAGGTCGGCTGCCCTCACATACCGGTCAAGGGAATCGTGTTCCGGCCAATAAGCTCGATCCGCAGATCAGAGCGAGGATCATCGAGTTTGCAACAGGCAAATATGAGGGCTTCCAGGCAACCCTCCTGCATAAGTATTTGCTCATTGAGGGTATTGAGGTCTCCGTTGAAACGGTACGACGAATCCTGACAACACTTCGTCCGGAAGAAACTCCAAAGGAGCGCAGGTCGACCGCGCATAAGCTGCGCCGCCGCAGATCGAGCGTTGGGGAACTGATTCAAATTGACGGCAGTCCGCATCCATGGTTCGAGGGAACCGGAGACGATAACAGCTACGCGCTTCTCATCTTTGTCGATGACGCAACAAGCCGCATCATGGTCGCCGGCTTCTATCCAACAGAAACATCTGAAGGATATCTTCAGTTGCTGAATAAGTACATTGAAAAATATGGGATTCCATGGGCTCTGTACAGCGACAGACATTCCATCTTTGCCCCAGTAAATCCCTCGAAGAGCGGAAAATCCGAGGAAACACAATTTCAAAGAGTCTGTCGGGAGTTGGGGGTAACGGGGATACGGGCTAATTCGCCAGAAGCCAAAGGGCGGGTCGAGCGAACATTCAGCACGCTGCAGGGACGATGGCCAAAAGAGTTCCGTGTGCTGGGCATCAGAAATATGGCGGAAGCAAATTCACGAATGCCGGAATTGCTGGCGAGCTATAACCAAGAATTCGCAATTGCTCCCGCTGACTCTAAGGATAGCCACGCGCCGCTGCTGGAGGAAACGAAAGAACGCATTGAGCAGATCTTTGCCAGATGGCATACACGTATGATCAGCAGGAACCTGACGGTGTCCTACGGCAGCAAGACACTGCAGATTGTCGGGGTGGGCCGCTCCATGAGGGGAGCAATGATGAAGACTGAGTGCAATCTGCTGGAGTATGCCGATGGGCGGGTGGAAATCCTCTGGTGCGACGAGGTTGAACATCGCAAGCGGATCACCAAAGAGGGGCCGAGAATCCGAAAACGCTACCACGTGCTCGAATTCACGGAACACGACAGAACGAAATTGAAAATGTCAGTCGCAACACCGGAAGAAACGGCCAAGACACTGAATCACCGCGTTGATGAAGTGGGGCGTCAAAAGAAAGGAGACTCAGAAACGACGCAAAAGAGCCCCTGGCACGAAATGCAAAGGAGATCGGCTCTGAAAGCGATGGCGAAACGGGAGGAACTGAACCGAAAGATCGAAGAAGCGAAAGCAATCAATGCTCGTATTGCAGCAGCCAAGGAAAAGTTGAAGCCCAAGAGATAA
- a CDS encoding FAD-dependent oxidoreductase, giving the protein MFSRRHFLTTSLAGTAVLCAASAEAAPVLSPTKWDATYDIVIAGAGGAGLAAACEAVDQKLSAVVYEKMAFMGGSSALCGGMIAAADTPEQKANGMKDSAEIFVKDLMVSGGGYADEKVVRAYVKEILEHYLWLTKTMGLKPDAVVQQGGQSVPRSHHFDPGKVLMTMADYAKKHGVKVKTKVKVERLVWSSDMKRIEGVRIEAGGEQKYIRARKGVLIATGGFAANPTMLAKYNPPLKEAAAISGKGTTGDGILMGLQAGSDMVDTAYIKASYGFKPQPVSIDEMTQVYWSGGIVVNQAARRFVDESISYKKMGDYALAQPEGKSYIVFDQAILERDYKNNPQGRVLWKPMLTGSKNETANPQR; this is encoded by the coding sequence ATGTTTTCCCGTCGTCATTTTCTAACGACTAGTCTTGCAGGAACCGCTGTACTTTGTGCGGCTTCGGCTGAGGCAGCACCGGTTCTTTCGCCAACGAAATGGGATGCAACTTATGACATCGTTATCGCGGGTGCAGGAGGTGCAGGGCTCGCAGCGGCCTGTGAAGCCGTCGACCAAAAGCTTTCTGCCGTGGTGTATGAAAAGATGGCCTTTATGGGAGGTTCCTCAGCGCTCTGCGGCGGGATGATCGCGGCAGCAGACACTCCAGAGCAAAAAGCAAACGGCATGAAGGATTCTGCCGAAATATTCGTGAAGGATCTTATGGTCTCCGGCGGAGGTTATGCCGATGAAAAAGTAGTCCGTGCATACGTGAAGGAAATTCTTGAGCATTATTTATGGCTCACCAAAACAATGGGTCTTAAGCCTGATGCTGTTGTTCAGCAGGGCGGTCAAAGCGTGCCGCGCTCGCATCACTTTGATCCAGGCAAGGTCTTGATGACGATGGCCGATTACGCCAAAAAGCACGGCGTGAAAGTGAAGACGAAAGTTAAGGTAGAACGCCTCGTATGGTCGTCTGACATGAAAAGAATTGAGGGCGTGCGCATCGAAGCCGGCGGCGAACAGAAATACATTCGTGCGAGGAAAGGCGTTCTGATCGCGACAGGTGGTTTCGCCGCTAATCCGACAATGCTGGCAAAGTACAATCCGCCTCTTAAGGAGGCTGCCGCGATTTCAGGAAAGGGGACAACGGGCGACGGCATTCTCATGGGGCTGCAAGCCGGCAGCGATATGGTTGACACTGCATACATCAAGGCGTCGTATGGCTTTAAGCCGCAACCGGTCTCGATTGACGAGATGACGCAGGTCTACTGGTCAGGCGGCATTGTCGTCAATCAGGCTGCAAGGCGCTTTGTTGATGAATCCATTTCGTACAAGAAGATGGGTGATTACGCGCTCGCGCAGCCTGAAGGCAAGTCTTACATCGTGTTTGATCAGGCTATTCTCGAGCGAGACTACAAGAATAATCCGCAAGGCCGTGTTCTCTGGAAGCCTATGTTAACGGGCAGCAAAAATGAGACTGCTAACCCACAGCGATAA
- a CDS encoding NADPH-dependent 7-cyano-7-deazaguanine reductase QueF gives MPEPKGTKLGQATTYAEHYSPELLQPIPRALGRDAIGDHDFQGADIWRLYEFSWLDHRGLPHAAEVELTVPASTPSIIESKSLKLYAMSFAMTKLADAAEAEAILTRDLSEAAGGAVQVKVNPLRTWETRVAPMPGDNLEEMLPETKADAYEVAPDLLQRDSGADEREVFWSTNIFRSLCPVTGQPDFASVSIHLAGEAVDPASLLRYLASYRQHRGFHEQCVEQIFHDLRSRFELRILEVQAAFTRRGGIDINPFRSSVREQPLNSPRELRQ, from the coding sequence ATGCCTGAACCCAAGGGGACCAAGCTCGGCCAGGCGACGACCTACGCCGAACACTATTCTCCGGAACTTCTTCAGCCCATTCCCCGCGCGCTCGGGCGCGACGCCATCGGCGACCATGATTTTCAGGGCGCCGACATCTGGCGCCTTTATGAATTCTCCTGGCTCGACCATAGGGGCCTTCCCCATGCGGCCGAGGTGGAGCTCACCGTCCCCGCATCGACCCCTTCGATCATCGAATCGAAGTCGCTGAAGCTCTATGCAATGAGTTTTGCGATGACGAAGCTTGCCGACGCCGCGGAAGCCGAGGCGATTCTCACGCGCGATCTTTCTGAGGCTGCCGGAGGCGCCGTTCAGGTCAAAGTGAACCCTCTGCGCACCTGGGAAACGAGGGTCGCGCCGATGCCGGGCGACAATCTGGAAGAAATGCTCCCCGAAACAAAGGCTGACGCCTATGAAGTCGCGCCGGACCTTCTTCAAAGGGACTCTGGCGCAGACGAGCGCGAGGTCTTCTGGTCGACCAACATCTTCCGCTCACTCTGCCCCGTCACCGGACAGCCCGACTTCGCTTCCGTTTCCATTCACCTTGCGGGCGAAGCCGTCGACCCGGCATCGCTTCTCAGGTACCTCGCGAGCTACCGTCAGCACCGGGGATTCCATGAGCAGTGCGTCGAGCAGATCTTTCACGACCTCCGGTCGCGCTTTGAACTCAGGATCCTCGAAGTGCAGGCTGCGTTCACCCGGAGGGGCGGCATCGACATCAATCCCTTCCGCTCGAGCGTGCGGGAACAGCCCCTCAATTCTCCGCGCGAGCTGAGGCAGTAA
- a CDS encoding flavocytochrome c — MTTSISRRSLIAGSIAGTAAIAAPAFAKAAPKWDETVDVIVVGTGFAGLAAAIEAKKAGANVIVLEKMTFAGGNSAINGGIMTATGCPQQKMHGIKDSQELLEKDILVAGAYMNNREKVHQMVTQVLSNYEWCVNELGVQFLPDAIGQEGGHSVPRYVTTTNGSGSGIVMKELEYVKKLGIPVRLRTYVEHIVRDETGRVTGLEVRENYKFPDKTSGTVKRIAAKKGVVLCYGGFAADVKFRMYQDPKLDASLDTTNQPSATSELWRETSAIGCLQVQNDWIQCGPWGNPKEKGMGIGWQFNQTAAAEYGIWVNSKGDRFVNELANRKVRADAIMVEQQNGLKAFAICNEPNVQPLKKQRPGFLEKMLEAKILDKYDTVEAMAKGAGIPLDELKKTIAAFNEAVKSKKDPAFGRYINNDQVPMVDGPWYIGECQPKVHHCMGGLYTDLNCQVIDVRNDKPIPGLYAAGESTSGVHGAVRLGSVAILDCLVFGRIAGQKVAKA, encoded by the coding sequence ATGACCACTTCCATTTCGCGCCGCAGCCTCATCGCCGGTTCCATCGCGGGCACCGCCGCCATTGCCGCGCCTGCTTTTGCGAAGGCCGCTCCCAAGTGGGATGAGACTGTCGACGTCATCGTTGTCGGCACGGGCTTCGCGGGTCTTGCCGCTGCGATCGAGGCGAAGAAGGCCGGCGCCAACGTCATCGTGCTCGAGAAGATGACGTTTGCCGGCGGCAACTCCGCCATCAACGGCGGCATCATGACCGCTACGGGCTGCCCGCAGCAGAAGATGCACGGCATCAAGGACTCTCAGGAGCTTCTTGAGAAGGACATCCTCGTTGCCGGCGCCTACATGAACAACCGTGAAAAAGTTCATCAGATGGTCACTCAGGTTCTTTCAAACTACGAGTGGTGCGTCAATGAACTCGGCGTTCAGTTCCTCCCCGATGCCATCGGCCAGGAAGGCGGCCACAGCGTTCCGCGCTATGTGACCACCACCAACGGTTCGGGTTCGGGCATCGTCATGAAGGAACTCGAATACGTGAAGAAGCTCGGCATTCCCGTTCGTCTTCGCACCTATGTCGAACACATCGTTCGCGATGAGACCGGCCGCGTGACGGGCCTCGAGGTCCGTGAAAACTACAAGTTCCCGGACAAGACCTCCGGCACCGTGAAGCGCATCGCCGCGAAGAAGGGCGTCGTCCTCTGCTACGGCGGCTTCGCTGCCGACGTGAAGTTCCGCATGTATCAGGATCCGAAGCTCGACGCTTCGCTCGATACGACCAACCAGCCTTCGGCCACGTCCGAACTCTGGCGCGAAACCTCCGCCATCGGCTGCCTGCAGGTTCAGAACGACTGGATTCAGTGCGGCCCGTGGGGCAACCCGAAGGAAAAGGGCATGGGCATCGGCTGGCAGTTCAACCAGACCGCTGCCGCTGAATACGGCATCTGGGTCAACTCGAAGGGCGACCGCTTCGTGAACGAACTCGCCAACCGCAAGGTTCGCGCCGACGCCATCATGGTTGAGCAGCAGAACGGCCTCAAGGCCTTCGCCATCTGCAACGAACCCAACGTGCAGCCGCTCAAGAAGCAGCGCCCGGGCTTCCTTGAAAAGATGCTCGAAGCGAAGATCCTTGACAAGTACGACACCGTTGAAGCCATGGCCAAGGGCGCGGGCATTCCGCTCGACGAACTCAAAAAGACCATTGCAGCGTTCAATGAAGCCGTTAAATCGAAGAAGGATCCGGCTTTCGGCCGCTACATCAACAATGACCAGGTCCCGATGGTTGACGGTCCCTGGTACATCGGCGAATGCCAGCCGAAGGTTCACCACTGCATGGGCGGTCTCTACACCGACCTCAACTGCCAGGTGATCGACGTGCGCAACGACAAGCCCATCCCGGGCCTCTATGCCGCCGGCGAATCGACGAGCGGCGTGCATGGCGCCGTCCGCCTCGGCTCCGTCGCGATTCTTGACTGCCTCGTCTTCGGCCGCATCGCCGGCCAGAAGGTTGCCAAGGCTTAA
- a CDS encoding FAD-dependent oxidoreductase, giving the protein MTLANRREFFRTAAAGAVGAAGMLGGVAAAEARSPKSAKYDLIIVGAGCGGLVCAVHAAELGLKPLLLEKMPMPAGNTIYAAGFLLGLNTSFQKAKGTATDTNEAFFNDMMKVSQQKAVPALTHKVVDNCTRLLEWLHSYCGVNFNTGAKLVWPQLTRAHLVTGEMKPGGAQLAMTLLNKAKSLGVEVRTNTKVVELLSDPKKGNVNGVRVKTKEGLSEVYSKFGVVLATGGYSANQQLVTQYIGSAGAKMPIRGSRIIAGENVVLTAPFLPKVVNVDQYHCGPIYGPTGANPLNIVNNGICVNKEGKRFTDEGQTYVQMSRDVAAMTPDNWAFMVCDQTTHDIPILKNDWESYSRTKAPVYTGNTLEEAAQAAGLDPKVLAKTVEDYNDAVKSGKASKLTPANTLPKAPLIEKAPFYIVPFQGGMTATFGGPLINTEAQVLDTENHPIDGLFCIGNAAGGLFYDNYVGGAQLTSAGVFGMTVAEHVKAQKEGKL; this is encoded by the coding sequence ATGACGCTTGCAAATCGTCGTGAATTCTTCCGTACGGCTGCGGCCGGTGCAGTCGGCGCTGCCGGCATGCTGGGCGGCGTTGCGGCTGCCGAAGCCCGTTCGCCCAAGTCCGCCAAGTACGATCTCATCATCGTCGGCGCCGGCTGCGGCGGTCTGGTCTGCGCTGTCCACGCTGCCGAGCTGGGCCTGAAGCCCCTCCTTCTTGAAAAGATGCCCATGCCTGCCGGCAACACGATTTACGCCGCGGGCTTCCTTCTCGGCCTCAACACTTCGTTCCAGAAGGCCAAGGGAACGGCAACCGATACGAACGAAGCCTTCTTCAACGACATGATGAAGGTTTCGCAGCAGAAGGCCGTCCCTGCCCTCACGCACAAGGTGGTCGACAACTGCACGAGGCTTCTTGAGTGGCTCCACTCCTACTGCGGCGTCAACTTCAATACGGGCGCGAAGCTCGTGTGGCCGCAGCTCACCCGTGCGCACCTCGTTACGGGCGAGATGAAGCCGGGCGGAGCACAGCTCGCCATGACGCTTCTCAACAAAGCGAAGTCCCTCGGCGTTGAAGTCCGCACGAACACCAAGGTGGTCGAGCTCCTCTCCGACCCGAAGAAGGGCAACGTCAACGGCGTTCGTGTGAAGACGAAGGAAGGCCTCTCTGAGGTTTATTCGAAGTTCGGCGTCGTTCTCGCCACCGGCGGCTACTCTGCTAACCAGCAGCTCGTCACCCAGTACATCGGTTCTGCCGGCGCCAAGATGCCGATTCGCGGTTCGCGAATCATCGCGGGCGAAAACGTGGTTCTCACGGCTCCGTTCCTCCCGAAGGTCGTGAACGTCGACCAGTATCACTGCGGCCCGATTTACGGACCCACCGGCGCCAACCCGCTCAACATCGTCAACAACGGCATCTGCGTCAACAAGGAAGGCAAGCGCTTCACCGATGAAGGTCAGACCTACGTTCAGATGTCGCGCGATGTTGCCGCCATGACGCCCGACAACTGGGCCTTCATGGTCTGCGACCAGACGACGCACGACATCCCAATTCTGAAGAACGACTGGGAGTCCTACAGCCGCACGAAGGCTCCGGTTTATACCGGCAATACCCTCGAGGAAGCCGCCCAGGCCGCGGGTCTCGATCCGAAGGTCCTCGCGAAGACCGTTGAGGACTACAACGACGCCGTGAAGTCGGGCAAAGCCTCGAAGCTCACCCCGGCCAACACGCTCCCGAAGGCTCCGCTCATTGAAAAGGCGCCCTTCTACATCGTGCCCTTCCAGGGCGGCATGACGGCCACCTTCGGCGGCCCGCTCATCAACACCGAAGCTCAGGTGCTCGACACGGAAAATCATCCGATCGACGGCCTCTTCTGCATCGGCAATGCTGCCGGCGGCCTCTTCTACGACAACTACGTCGGCGGCGCGCAGCTCACCTCTGCAGGCGTCTTCGGCATGACTGTTGCTGAACACGTCAAGGCGCAGAAGGAAGGAAAGCTCTGA